One window from the genome of Cricetulus griseus strain 17A/GY chromosome 2, alternate assembly CriGri-PICRH-1.0, whole genome shotgun sequence encodes:
- the Tnp1 gene encoding spermatid nuclear transition protein 1 isoform X2, with amino-acid sequence MSTSRKLKSHGMRRGKNRAPHKGVKRGGSKRKYRKGSLKSRKRGDDASRSYRSHL; translated from the exons ATGTCGACCAGCCGCAAACTAAAGAGTCATGGAATGAGGAGAGGAAAAAACCGAGCTCCTCACAAGGGTGTCAAGAGAGGAGGTAGCAAGAGAAAATACCGGAAGGGCAGCCTGAAGAGTAGGAAACGGGGCGATGATG CAAGTCGCAGTTACCGCTCCCACTTGTGA
- the Tnp1 gene encoding spermatid nuclear transition protein 1 isoform X1 — protein MSTSRKLKSHGMRRGKNRAPHKGVKRGGSKRKYRKGSLKSRKRGDDGNRSYRSHL, from the exons ATGTCGACCAGCCGCAAACTAAAGAGTCATGGAATGAGGAGAGGAAAAAACCGAGCTCCTCACAAGGGTGTCAAGAGAGGAGGTAGCAAGAGAAAATACCGGAAGGGCAGCCTGAAGAGTAGGAAACGGGGCGATGATGGTAA TCGCAGTTACCGCTCCCACTTGTGA